In the Haloarcula salinisoli genome, AAGTCCTCCGGGTCGACCGAACACCGGATGGTTATCCTGTTTGGGGTCTCCTCGATGACACCCAGGCCCATCAGCTGGGTCTCCGCGTTGTAGACGGCGTTGATGTGCGCGGATTCGAGGGTCTGGTCTTCGGGCGCCTCGACGTGGATGATGCGCCGACCCAGCACGTACTGTGCGACGATGGCGCGCTCGACGGCGTCAGCATCCAGATTCTCCGCGTGGATGATGGCCTCTGACTCCTCGGTCTGGACCGATTCCGGCATCACCGTCAGCGTCCCTTTCCCACCCATCCGTAGCGACACTTCGTCGCCTTTCTCGACGTCGTGGGCGCTCGCCCACTCGGCGGGGAGCGTCATCGCCAGCGTCGACGGCCCGAGTCGTTGAACTTTCCGCGTTTCCATATGGCCTTGGTTATACGTGGGACACCTTAATCTTCACCATACAGCATATTATCTGCCGCATGATATACAATCGTTTAGAAAGGGGGAGGGCCAGTCCATGACCGTCAGGCCAGTACCTCGACGAGCCGACGTTCGTACCGGCCCACCCGGACCTTGAGCCAGCCAGCGAGTTCGGCGTCGAGGTCCGGGTCGCCGGTGTCGACGTGCAGCGCGCCCAGCTGGTCGAGCTTCCGGCGGGAGGCGACCACCTCGATACCACAGCGCTCGATGACCGCCGGGGAGAGTTGCTGGTTCCCCCGGCCAAAGACAAAGCCCTGGCCGCCGATGGGTGAGACCACGATGACGTTCCGGTCGCCCAGCGCCGCGAGGATGTCAGACTCTGCGGCGTCCAGCGCGACGACCTCGCCGTCCCGCCAGACGTCGACGCCAAGCGTCGTCCCCTCGAAGCCCAGCCGTTCCTTGATAGCACCGACGGTGCTGCCCGGCCCGAGGAGGTAGGTGACGCCGTCCTCGACGCTCTCTGCGACGCCCTCGGCGAGCGTCTCCACGGTACCCCCACCCAGCTGTTTGGCCGACTGGCGCTGCTCGGCGACAGGGACCGTCGCCACGGCCCGAAGTTCCGTCACCACCTCACCGCCCCGGAACGCGTCCTCGTCGATGTCGTTGACCTCGGCGGGCTCGGTCTCCTCGAAGGTCGCGACGATACGTCCGGCGGCCCGGGGCGAGACGCCAAAGACCGAGGAGTACACCTTCACCCCCGCCGGGACGCCGAGCATAGGGGTGTCTGCGTCGAGTTCCTCGAGCGTCTCGGCCACGTCGACCGCGGTGCCGTCGCCCCCGACGAAGAGGATACAGTCC is a window encoding:
- a CDS encoding ATP-NAD kinase family protein, producing the protein MRRIAVVVNPIAGMGGRVGLKGTDGKVSEARERGAKQRAPERAREALDSLAEVGRDIEVVTYGDPMGATIARDAGFDPAVVGEPADTDQTTSADTRVAVRAFVERDVDCILFVGGDGTAVDVAETLEELDADTPMLGVPAGVKVYSSVFGVSPRAAGRIVATFEETEPAEVNDIDEDAFRGGEVVTELRAVATVPVAEQRQSAKQLGGGTVETLAEGVAESVEDGVTYLLGPGSTVGAIKERLGFEGTTLGVDVWRDGEVVALDAAESDILAALGDRNVIVVSPIGGQGFVFGRGNQQLSPAVIERCGIEVVASRRKLDQLGALHVDTGDPDLDAELAGWLKVRVGRYERRLVEVLA